Proteins encoded within one genomic window of Amorphoplanes friuliensis DSM 7358:
- a CDS encoding PHP domain-containing protein encodes MPLPPDLHVHSEFSWDTPVGDMEQSCARAVELGLPAIAFTEHLDHTVWRIDADSPYRSDHLAALLDADGLLTPPPFDAAGYLAAVERCRERFPQLRIHSGLELGEPHRHAGQIARVLAAGRFDRLLGSLHTLPDQGAFAEPWGIYPHRDADEVVRAYLADVVTMVSTSELFSVLAHIDYPVRSWPAGAGPFDPARFEEEFRWALRATAQSGRALEVNTRLPLHATVLTWWHQEGGDAITFGSDAHLPALVGHGFREAADLAEAHGFRPGLNPYDLWRRVD; translated from the coding sequence GTGCCGTTACCTCCGGATCTCCACGTCCACAGTGAGTTCTCGTGGGACACACCGGTGGGCGACATGGAGCAGTCCTGCGCCCGGGCGGTGGAGCTCGGCCTGCCGGCGATCGCGTTCACCGAGCACCTGGACCACACGGTGTGGCGCATCGACGCGGACAGTCCTTACCGCTCGGACCATCTTGCTGCGCTTCTCGACGCCGACGGGCTGCTGACGCCGCCGCCCTTCGACGCCGCCGGCTACTTGGCGGCTGTCGAACGCTGCCGCGAACGGTTTCCCCAGCTGAGGATCCACAGCGGGCTCGAGCTGGGCGAACCGCACCGCCACGCCGGCCAGATCGCCCGGGTGCTGGCCGCCGGCCGCTTCGACCGGCTGCTCGGCTCCCTGCACACCCTTCCTGATCAGGGCGCCTTCGCGGAGCCCTGGGGCATCTACCCGCACCGGGACGCGGACGAGGTGGTGCGGGCCTATCTCGCCGACGTCGTCACGATGGTCTCGACCAGCGAACTCTTCTCGGTGCTGGCCCACATCGACTATCCGGTGCGCTCCTGGCCGGCCGGTGCCGGCCCCTTCGACCCCGCCCGTTTCGAGGAGGAGTTCCGCTGGGCGTTGCGGGCCACCGCACAGTCGGGCCGGGCGCTGGAGGTCAACACCCGGCTGCCGCTGCACGCGACCGTCCTCACCTGGTGGCATCAGGAAGGCGGGGACGCGATCACCTTCGGCAGCGACGCGCACCTTCCCGCTCTGGTCGGCCACGGCTTCCGCGAGGCCGCTGACCTGGCCGAGGCACACGGCTTCCGGCCCGGCCTGAACCCGTACGACCTCTGGCGCAGGGTGGACTGA
- a CDS encoding SAM-dependent methyltransferase codes for MTDPSIDTSRPSSARVWNYLLGGKDNFAVDRELGEALRKANPAIASVAQAQRRFLIQAVTLFAGEAGIRQFLDIGTGLPTADNTHEVAQRVAPESRIVYVDNDPLVLVHARALLTSSPEGETAYIDSAVENPERILSEAARTLDFSKPVALTMIGILGNVADYAQARSIVKQLLDAVPSGSYLAVSDGTSTSAQSVESQRVAKQSGHPYNLRTPEEITGYFEGLEILEPGVVSTSQWRPQQGAPTESLDVYCAVGRKP; via the coding sequence ATGACCGATCCCAGCATCGACACGAGCCGGCCGAGCAGTGCGCGGGTGTGGAACTACCTGCTGGGCGGTAAGGACAACTTCGCCGTCGACAGGGAGCTGGGCGAGGCGCTGCGCAAGGCGAACCCGGCGATCGCGTCGGTCGCCCAGGCCCAGCGGCGGTTCCTCATCCAGGCGGTCACGCTCTTCGCCGGTGAGGCCGGCATCCGGCAGTTCCTGGACATCGGTACGGGTCTCCCGACGGCCGACAACACTCACGAGGTCGCACAGCGGGTGGCTCCCGAGTCGCGGATCGTCTACGTCGACAACGACCCGCTCGTGCTGGTGCACGCCCGCGCCCTGCTGACCAGTTCCCCCGAGGGAGAGACGGCGTACATCGACTCCGCCGTGGAGAACCCGGAGCGGATCCTCAGCGAGGCGGCCCGGACGCTCGACTTCAGCAAACCCGTCGCGCTGACCATGATCGGCATCCTGGGTAACGTCGCCGACTACGCGCAGGCCCGCTCGATCGTCAAGCAGCTGCTGGACGCCGTGCCGTCGGGCAGCTACCTCGCGGTGAGTGACGGCACGAGCACCAGTGCGCAGAGCGTGGAGAGCCAGCGGGTCGCCAAGCAGAGCGGCCACCCCTACAACCTGCGTACGCCCGAGGAGATCACCGGCTACTTCGAGGGGCTGGAGATTCTCGAGCCCGGTGTGGTGTCGACCTCGCAGTGGCGCCCGCAGCAGGGAGCACCCACGGAATCCCTCGACGTCTACTGTGCGGTAGGCCGCAAACCCTGA
- a CDS encoding histidine phosphatase family protein, whose protein sequence is MTTTEIALVRHAQSVPPAADGPDDLTRPLTPDGLRQADDLVAALCALRPAAVWSSPYRRAIQTVQPAADVLGLPVRTLGELREWDDGLAYTDDWERHYVQSWADPSYARPGGESLDQLSARSVAVVRRLVREHPGQVVLVGGHGTIISRVLAGFGVPVGWETVKRMPMPAIFRLRFAGPDTRPEVSGPS, encoded by the coding sequence ATGACAACAACCGAGATCGCGCTGGTCAGGCATGCGCAGTCCGTTCCGCCGGCTGCTGACGGGCCGGACGACCTCACCCGCCCGCTGACCCCGGACGGGTTGAGACAAGCGGATGACTTGGTCGCCGCGCTGTGCGCACTGCGTCCGGCGGCGGTGTGGTCCAGCCCGTACCGGCGTGCGATCCAGACCGTCCAGCCGGCCGCCGACGTGCTTGGACTGCCGGTTCGCACCCTGGGGGAGCTGCGCGAGTGGGACGACGGCCTCGCGTACACCGACGACTGGGAACGGCACTACGTCCAGAGCTGGGCCGACCCCTCGTACGCACGACCCGGCGGGGAAAGCCTCGACCAGCTCAGCGCGCGGTCCGTCGCCGTCGTGCGGAGGCTCGTCCGCGAGCACCCCGGCCAGGTGGTGCTGGTGGGTGGCCACGGCACGATCATCTCGCGGGTGCTGGCCGGCTTCGGCGTACCCGTGGGGTGGGAGACGGTGAAACGCATGCCGATGCCGGCGATCTTCCGCCTCCGTTTTGCCGGCCCGGACACCCGTCCCGAGGTGTCCGGACCGAGCTGA